Proteins encoded by one window of Rutidosis leptorrhynchoides isolate AG116_Rl617_1_P2 chromosome 7, CSIRO_AGI_Rlap_v1, whole genome shotgun sequence:
- the LOC139856987 gene encoding ethylene receptor gives MESESCCLEPIWPPDDLLMKYQYISDFFIALAYFSIPLELIYFVKKSAVFPYKWVLVQFGAFIVLCGMTHLINLWTFNVHTRTVAIVMTTAKLLTALVSCATALTLVHVIPDLLSVKTRELFLKNKAAELDREMGLIRTQEETGRHVRMLTHEIRSTLNRHTILKTTLVELGRTLGLEECALWMPTRSGLELQLSYTLRHQNPVGFTVPIQSPAINQVFSTNRAVKISPNSPVARLRPTSGKYMPGEVVAVRVPLLHLNNFQIYDWPELTTKRYALMVLMLPSDSARQWHVHELELVEVVADQVAVALSHAAILEESTRARDLLMEQNVALDLARREAETAVRARNDFLAVMNHEMRTPMHAIIALSSLLQETDLTPEQRLMVETILKSSNLLATLINDVLDLSKLEDGSLELDIATFNLHALFKEVLNLIRPVASVKRLYITLSLAPDLPENAVGDEKRLMQVILNIVGNAVKFTKEGSISISAIIAKPDSLRDPRSPDFFPITGDSSFYMRVQVKDTGIGISQQDIPKLFTKFTESQSPASKNPSSNGLGLAICKRFVNLMEGNIWIESEGVGKGSTAIFYVKLGFPTRLNESRLPHMRLPPKLGQTSFPGLKVLVIDDNGVSRTATKGLLVHLGCDVTTVTSGEECLQVITKDHKVIFMDVSLPGSHSYNIARIVHEKFTKRHEKPLIVALTGNTDKASKESLLRVGMDGVILKPISMEKMRVALSELIQHKKVLLEA, from the exons ATGGAATCCGAATCTTGTTGTTTAGAGCCAATATGGCCACCAGATGACCTGTTGATGAAATATCAGTACATATCTGATTTCTTTATTGCTCTTGCTTATTTCTCGATTCCATTAGAGTTAATATACTTCGTTAAAAAATCAGCAGTTTTCCCCTATAAATGGGTACTCGTTCAGTTTGGTGCGTTTATTGTACTTTGTGGAATGACACACTTAATCAACTTATGGACATTCAATGTGCATACAAGAACAGTAGCCATTGTTATGACAACTGCAAAACTCTTAACCGCTTTAGTATCTTGTGCAACTGCACTTACATTAGTACACGTAATCCCTGATTTACTAAGCGTGAAAACTCGTGAATTGTTCTTGAAAAATAAGGCTGCTGAGCTTGATCGTGAAATGGGTCTTATTCGTACCCAAGAAGAAACGGGTCGACATGTTAGGATGCTAACTCATGAAATCAGAAGCACCCTTAACAGACATACTATATTAAAGACCACACTGGTTGAATTAGGAAGAACATTAGGGTTAGAAGAGTGTGCTCTTTGGATGCCGACTCGAAGTGGTTTAGAACTTCAACTTTCTTATACTCTTCGTCATCAAAATCCTGTTGGCTTTACGGTTCCGATTCAATCGCCTGCAATTAATCAAGTTTTTAGCACTAATCGTGCGGTTAAGATATCGCCTAATAGTCCGGTTGCTAGATTACGCCCAACTTCTGGTAAATATATGCCTGGGGAGGTTGTTGCTGTGCGGGTCCCGCTTTTACATCTCAACAATTTCCAAATCTACGATTGGCCAGAACTTACAACAAAACGTTATGCGTTAATGGTTTTGATGCTTCCTTCGGACAGTGCTAGGCAGTGGCACGTTCATGAGTTGGAGCTTGTTGAAGTTGTTGCTGATCAG GTCGCTGTTGCGCTTTCACATGCTGCGATCCTAGAAGAGTCTACGAGGGCCCGGGATTTGCTTATGGAGCAAAACGTGGCGCTTGATCTTGCAAGAAGAGAAGCCGAAACTGCTGTTCGTGCACGTAACGATTTCCTTGCGGTTATGAACCACGAAATGCGAACTCCTATGCATGCAATTATTGCTCTTTCGTCATTGTTACAAGAAACTGATTTGACACCCGAACAACGTCTCATGGTTGAGACCATTCTTAAAAGTAGTAATTTGCTTGCCACACTAATAAATGACGTATTAGATCTTTCAAAGTTGGAAGATGGCAGCCTTGAGCTTGATATTGCAACTTTCAACCTTCATGCTCTCTTCAAAGAG GTTCTAAATTTGATAAGGCCGGTTGCATCAGTCAAACGATTGTATATCACACTGAGCCTTGCTCCAGATTTACCTGAAAACGCTGTTGGTGATGAGAAGAGACTTATGCAAGTAATTTTAAATATTGTTGGTAATGCTGTTAAATTCACAAAAGAGGGCAGCATTTCGATTTCTGCCATAATAGCAAAACCAGATTCTTTGAGGGACCCGCGATCTCCCGACTTTTTTCCTATCACTGGTGATAGTAGTTTCTATATGCGTGTTCAG GTAAAAGATACGGGGATTGGAATTAGTCAACAAGACATTCCTAAATTGTTTACTAAATTTACCGAAAGCCAGTCACCAGCATCTAAAAATCCAAGTAGTAATGGACTTGGCCTTGCCATTTGTAAAAG ATTCGTGAATCTTATGGAAGGTAATATATGGATTGAAAGTGAAGGTGTTGGCAAGGGATCTACTGCAATTTTTTACGTCAAACTTGGATTTCCTACTCGTTTAAATGAATCTCGGCTTCCTCATATGAGACTTCCACCTAAACTTGGACAGACAAGTTTTCCTGGACTCAAAGTTCTAGTCATCGATGATAACGG GGTTAGCAGAACAGCCACCAAAGGACTGCTAGTGCACCTTGGTTGTGATGTGACAACGGTTACCTCAGGTGAAGAATGCTTACAAGTCATCACCAAAGACCACAAGGTCATTTTTATGGACGTCTCGTTACCTGGTTCTCACAGTTATAATATTGCACGAATTGTGCATGAAAAGTTCACAAAACGTCACGAAAAGCCACTCATAGTAGCTCTTACTGGCAACACCGATAAGGCCTCAAAGGAATCTTTACTGAGAGTGGGAATGGATGGAGTTATACTCAAACCCATTTCCATGGAGAAAATGAGAGTTGCTTTATCTGAGCTAATACAACATAAGAAGGTTCTTCTAGAAGCTTAG